The proteins below are encoded in one region of Nitrospirota bacterium:
- the hisB gene encoding imidazoleglycerol-phosphate dehydratase HisB translates to MKKTVTHRQATIHRATKETDIQVSWALDGSGQGKIDSGIRFFDHMLELLAKHGFFDLTVKAKGDIDIDEHHTVEDVGIVMGKALHQALGEKAGIKRFGFASAPLDETLAQVTVDLSGRPYLVYNVVLPDRKIKAFDLGLFEDFFQAFVTHAGLNLHVNLMYGRNPHHIMEAIFKALAKALDQATTPEERLAGKVLSTKGLL, encoded by the coding sequence ATGAAGAAAACTGTGACTCATCGGCAGGCGACGATCCATCGGGCCACGAAGGAAACCGATATCCAGGTTTCCTGGGCGCTGGACGGCAGCGGCCAAGGGAAGATCGACAGCGGTATCCGGTTCTTCGACCACATGCTGGAGTTGTTGGCCAAGCATGGATTCTTCGATCTGACGGTCAAGGCCAAGGGCGATATCGATATCGACGAACACCACACGGTGGAGGACGTCGGAATCGTTATGGGCAAGGCTCTACATCAGGCCTTGGGTGAAAAAGCGGGGATCAAGCGGTTCGGGTTTGCCTCGGCTCCGCTTGACGAAACCCTTGCGCAGGTCACGGTCGATCTCAGCGGCCGGCCCTACCTCGTCTATAACGTGGTGTTGCCGGACCGGAAGATCAAAGCCTTCGACCTCGGTTTGTTCGAAGACTTTTTTCAGGCCTTCGTCACCCATGCCGGGCTCAACTTGCATGTGAATCTGATGTATGGCCGCAATCCGCACCACATCATGGAAGCTATCTTCAAGGCCTTAGCCAAGGCGCTCGATCAGGCTACGACGCCGGAAGAGCGGTTGGCAGGAAAGGTTCTCTCGACGAAGGGGCTGCTGTAA
- the hisH gene encoding imidazole glycerol phosphate synthase subunit HisH — translation MIAIIDYGMGNLRSVSKAFEAVGHQAVVTRDPLMIGNASHVVLPGVGAFGDCMANVERYGLAEPIRAAIQSGKPFLGICLGLQLLFEESEEFGTHKGLGIIPGKVRRFPAGQGLKVPHMGWNNVTMEKPCPLFDGISDGSYWYFVHSFYVDPSDKTVAATTTDYGTTFVSSIWRDNVVACQFHPEKSQAVGLQLINNFGSWK, via the coding sequence ATGATTGCGATTATCGATTATGGCATGGGCAACCTCCGCAGTGTCTCCAAGGCCTTTGAGGCGGTGGGGCATCAGGCGGTCGTGACTCGTGACCCGCTCATGATCGGGAATGCGAGTCATGTGGTGTTGCCTGGGGTTGGAGCTTTCGGCGACTGCATGGCCAATGTTGAACGGTATGGGCTGGCAGAGCCGATTCGCGCCGCGATTCAATCGGGGAAACCATTTCTGGGAATCTGCCTGGGACTCCAATTGTTATTTGAGGAGAGCGAGGAGTTCGGAACTCATAAGGGGCTCGGCATTATTCCCGGCAAGGTCAGGCGTTTTCCTGCGGGCCAGGGGTTGAAGGTGCCGCATATGGGCTGGAACAACGTGACGATGGAGAAGCCCTGTCCCTTGTTCGACGGAATTTCTGACGGGTCCTACTGGTACTTTGTCCATTCCTTTTATGTCGATCCCTCTGATAAGACCGTGGCGGCAACCACGACGGATTACGGGACAACGTTTGTGTCGAGCATCTGGCGGGATAATGTGGTGGCCTGTCAGTTCCATCCTGAAAAGAGTCAGGCCGTCGGGTTACAGTTGATCAACAATTTTGGATCATGGAAATGA
- a CDS encoding histidine triad nucleotide-binding protein gives MSDCLFCKIVARTIPAPLVYEDDLVVAFDDINPQAPIHTLVIPRKHVVSLAELQDSDAELLGRLLLVGSKVAKLKGIAESGYRVVVNTGSHGGQSVFHLHLHVLGGRHLAWPPG, from the coding sequence GTGAGCGACTGTCTCTTTTGCAAAATCGTCGCGAGGACTATTCCGGCACCCCTCGTCTATGAGGACGATCTGGTGGTCGCATTTGACGATATCAATCCTCAGGCGCCGATCCATACGCTGGTCATTCCCCGAAAACATGTGGTCTCGCTGGCTGAGCTGCAAGATTCTGATGCTGAGCTGCTCGGACGGCTGCTGCTGGTTGGCAGTAAGGTCGCGAAACTGAAGGGGATTGCCGAGTCCGGGTACCGGGTCGTCGTTAACACCGGGTCTCACGGAGGCCAAAGCGTATTTCATCTCCATCTTCATGTCTTGGGCGGGCGCCATCTCGCCTGGCCTCCCGGCTAA
- the hisIE gene encoding bifunctional phosphoribosyl-AMP cyclohydrolase/phosphoribosyl-ATP diphosphatase HisIE translates to MMDIGKLKFDGQGLIPAVVQDWRDGTVLMVAFMNQEALQKTIETKSVHFWSRSRKALWEKGETSGHKLQLKDLFFDCDGDALLVKVEPVGPTCHTGERSCFFSRLDSPETKTSESWGGILERLYQMIQERKQQPSSESYTSKLLEGGVDRILKKVVEEAGEVAIAGKGGKKEEIVYETADLLFHTLVALGYHGITPQEIYQELATRFGKSGLRKETAP, encoded by the coding sequence ATGATGGATATAGGGAAATTGAAATTCGATGGGCAGGGGCTGATTCCGGCCGTCGTGCAGGACTGGCGGGATGGCACGGTGCTGATGGTCGCCTTCATGAACCAGGAGGCCTTGCAGAAGACCATCGAGACCAAGTCGGTGCATTTCTGGAGCCGTTCGCGCAAGGCATTATGGGAGAAGGGCGAGACCTCCGGCCATAAGCTGCAGCTCAAGGACTTGTTTTTCGATTGTGATGGCGATGCCCTCCTCGTGAAGGTCGAGCCGGTCGGTCCGACCTGCCATACGGGAGAACGGTCCTGCTTCTTCTCCCGGCTGGATTCGCCTGAGACGAAGACGTCAGAGTCCTGGGGTGGAATTCTTGAGCGCCTCTATCAGATGATCCAAGAACGGAAACAGCAGCCGTCGAGCGAGTCCTACACCTCCAAGTTGCTGGAAGGCGGGGTCGATCGCATCTTGAAAAAGGTCGTCGAGGAAGCAGGAGAGGTGGCGATTGCCGGGAAGGGTGGGAAGAAGGAGGAGATCGTCTATGAAACGGCGGATCTCCTGTTCCATACCCTGGTGGCGCTGGGATACCATGGCATCACGCCGCAAGAAATTTATCAGGAGTTGGCGACCCGGTTCGGGAAGTCCGGCTTGAGAAAAGAAACTGCCCCGTGA
- the hisF gene encoding imidazole glycerol phosphate synthase subunit HisF: MLTKRIIPCLDVKDGRVVKGVSFVNLRDAGDPVEVATAYDREGADELCFLDITASHENRKTILDVVEQTAARVFMPLTVGGGVRTLEDIRALLNAGADKVSINTAAVQRPEFVKEAAERFGTQCIVVAIDAKHRPAPATGWEVFTHGGRKATGLDVVEWAKQMAQYGAGEILLTSMDQDGQQQGYDLALTATVSEAVSIPVIASGGVGNLDHLYDGFVRGKADAVLAASIFHFRTHTIPEAKAYLRQKGVAVR; this comes from the coding sequence ATGTTGACCAAACGTATTATTCCCTGTCTCGATGTCAAAGACGGCCGCGTCGTGAAGGGCGTGAGCTTTGTGAATTTGCGCGATGCGGGAGACCCGGTCGAAGTGGCCACGGCCTACGACCGCGAAGGAGCCGATGAGCTCTGTTTCCTGGACATCACGGCCTCCCATGAAAATCGCAAGACCATTTTGGATGTGGTCGAGCAGACAGCGGCACGGGTGTTTATGCCTTTGACCGTTGGAGGGGGCGTGCGGACGCTTGAGGACATCAGGGCTCTCTTGAACGCGGGAGCCGATAAGGTGAGCATCAATACGGCGGCGGTTCAGCGGCCTGAATTTGTGAAGGAAGCGGCGGAGCGATTCGGGACGCAATGTATCGTCGTGGCGATCGATGCCAAGCATCGCCCTGCTCCGGCAACCGGGTGGGAAGTTTTCACCCACGGAGGCCGCAAGGCGACCGGTCTGGATGTCGTCGAATGGGCGAAGCAGATGGCCCAGTATGGAGCAGGCGAGATCTTGCTCACGAGCATGGATCAAGACGGGCAACAGCAGGGCTATGACCTTGCGCTGACGGCTACCGTGTCGGAAGCCGTCTCGATTCCGGTGATTGCATCCGGAGGCGTGGGGAATTTGGACCATCTCTATGACGGATTCGTCAGGGGCAAGGCGGATGCGGTCCTGGCCGCGTCGATTTTCCACTTCCGGACTCACACGATTCCTGAGGCGAAAGCCTATCTTCGTCAGAAGGGAGTGGCGGTTCGATGA
- the hisA gene encoding 1-(5-phosphoribosyl)-5-[(5-phosphoribosylamino)methylideneamino]imidazole-4-carboxamide isomerase: MLVIPAIDLKDGRCVRLRQGDMAAETVYSDDVPAMARQWQQGGATLIHVVDLNGAVEGEPRNLPQIEAIIRTVSVKVQVGGGIRSIETVRRYLGAGVSRVVLGTVVLTDRSFLEKACLEFPRQILLGLDARDGKVAVKGWTSVSETKATDLLQELAGHALGAVIYTDIACDGMLGGPNLAALREMVELSSFPVIASGGISRVEDLLAVQALGPRVEGAIVGKALYDGKLDYRTAVAALGPQ; this comes from the coding sequence ATGCTCGTGATTCCTGCGATTGATTTAAAAGATGGCCGCTGTGTGCGGTTGCGGCAGGGCGATATGGCGGCCGAAACGGTCTATTCCGATGACGTGCCGGCTATGGCGAGGCAATGGCAGCAGGGCGGCGCAACGTTGATCCATGTGGTGGATCTGAACGGAGCGGTGGAGGGTGAGCCGCGCAATCTTCCCCAGATCGAAGCGATCATCCGCACCGTGAGCGTGAAGGTGCAGGTGGGGGGAGGAATCCGGTCGATCGAAACCGTGCGCCGTTATCTCGGCGCCGGTGTGAGCCGGGTTGTGCTTGGCACCGTTGTCTTGACCGATCGGTCGTTTCTGGAGAAGGCCTGTTTGGAGTTTCCTCGTCAGATTTTGTTGGGATTGGATGCGAGGGACGGGAAGGTGGCGGTCAAGGGCTGGACCTCGGTCTCGGAGACCAAGGCGACCGATCTGCTCCAGGAGCTGGCGGGCCATGCCTTGGGCGCCGTGATCTATACGGACATTGCGTGCGATGGCATGTTGGGCGGGCCGAATCTGGCGGCCTTGCGGGAGATGGTCGAGTTGTCGTCCTTCCCCGTGATCGCTTCCGGCGGAATCTCTCGCGTCGAAGATTTGCTGGCCGTGCAGGCGCTCGGTCCAAGGGTCGAAGGTGCGATTGTCGGGAAGGCCCTTTACGATGGCAAGTTAGACTATCGGACCGCAGTCGCGGCTCTTGGCCCTCAGTAA